Proteins encoded in a region of the Vicia villosa cultivar HV-30 ecotype Madison, WI linkage group LG5, Vvil1.0, whole genome shotgun sequence genome:
- the LOC131606365 gene encoding transcription repressor OFP1-like, whose amino-acid sequence MRRNNKFKLSNMIPNAWFYKLKEIGKPKNQTSTTSKNNKKPSKTSSISSKPNPPNQNQNQYIPRKSYYFTRNLNQNKLPSSSSPKTPSKNRTTRKTCSSSPKLVTSSVSADCSCRTTLESVWTKSETLSSSPLYESESVDTEFRTDRVLLPNETSFDEMVSLSISSCPCTNKTSSNNNNINNNNNNIDIVIDVDKNSLPRKDDKLEQDYNSYVSFSNLQLPPIITKPQIKKQHKPEKHHQPQQQQETMKNKNTTNTNTNKKRNKNKNKTGSINSPGMKLRIKSPKIATKKLQLYHSRKSVSSATTTASGGYYRRRSFSGSVAIVKSSFNPQKDFRESMVEMIVENNIRESKDLEDLLACYLSLNSDEYHQLIIKVFKQIWFDLTENRVDKYN is encoded by the coding sequence ATGAGGAGGAATAACAAGTTCAAGCTTTCAAATATGATTCCCAATGCTTGGTTTTACAAGCTAAAGGAAATAGGCAAACCAAAAAACCAAACATCAACAACCTCAAAGAACAACAAAAAACCCTCAAAAACATCCTCAATTTCCTCAAAACCAAATCCACccaaccaaaaccaaaaccaatACATTCCTAGAAAATCTTACTACTTCACAAGAAACCTTAACCAAAACAAATTAccttcttcttcatcaccaaAAACACCCTCCAAAAACAGAACAACAAGAAAAACATGTTCTTCTTCACCAAAACTTGTCACCTCCTCCGTCTCCGCGGATTGTAGCTGTCGAACCACACTCGAATCCGTGTGGACGAAATCCGAAACACTTTCTTCGTCTCCGTTATATGAGTCAGAATCCGTTGACACCGAGTTCAGAACAGACAGAGTTCTACTTCCCAATGAAACATCATTCGATGAAATGGTTTCTTTGTCCATTTCTTCTTGTCCTTGCACCAACAAAACATCCTCAAACAAtaacaatatcaacaacaacaacaacaacatagatATTGTTATCGATGTTGACAAGAATTCCCTACCTAGAAAAGATGATAAACTTGAACAAgactacaattcttatgtttctTTCTCAAACCTACAACTTCCTCCAATCATCACAAAACCACAAATCAAAAAACAACACAAACCCGAAaaacatcatcaaccacaacaacaacaagaaacaATGAAGAACAAGAACACCACGAACACAAACACGAacaagaaaagaaacaaaaacaaaaacaagacAGGTTCTATAAATTCTCCGGGGATGAAGCTGCGTATAAAATCTCCGAAAATCGCAACAAAGAAACTTCAATTATATCACAGCCGGAAAAGCGTGTCGTCTGCTACGACGACAGCTTCCGGCGGGTACTACCGGAGAAGAAGCTTCTCCGGTAGTGTGGCGATAGTGAAGTCATCTTTTAATCCTCAGAAGGATTTTAGAGAGTCAATGGTGGAGATGATTGTGGAGAATAACATAAGAGAATCAAAGGATTTGGAAGATCTTCTTGCTTGTTATCTTTCTTTGAATTCAGATGAGTATCATCAGCTTATTATCAAGGTGTTCAAGCAAATATGGTTTGATTTGACTGAAAACAGGGTAGACAAATATAACTAG